Proteins from a genomic interval of Rosa rugosa unplaced genomic scaffold, drRosRugo1.1 SCAFFOLD_151, whole genome shotgun sequence:
- the LOC133724291 gene encoding uncharacterized protein LOC133724291 encodes MDKSWMHADRRSLKFKIGLEDFLKFALANARDISKICCPCLKCCNNDEFSVGVIKDHIYFNGIDVRYKQWKWHGEPSAMNADILGESETVDMGADFGIGDEDDEISSDSNEFLRFVEDGDKPLYPGCTKTTKLNGLIQTFNLKAKHGMTDSCYSDMLIMIGMLLPEGNEVPGSVYEAKKTLAALGMGYERIHACPNDCILYRGQHAEATSCPTCGESRWKLGRDNTNKEGVPGKVLWYFPPIPRFKRMFQSTKTAKDLTWHANDRKTDGMMRHPADSPTWKLVDTKWPEFGSEPRNLRLALSSDGFNPHSSLSSRYSCWPVILVTYNLPPWLCMKRKHMMLTLLISGPKQPGNDIDVYLQPLIDDLKLLWVGVEVYDALRGESFKLKAVLFWTINDFPAYGNLSGSITKGYNACPVCVDETRPYRLKHSNKMAFMRHRRFLPRHHPYRRQAAAFDNTIEKDVAPSPLSGEEMLSRVEGLNIPFGKKKPCPPHKGVEAKNRPCWKKKSVFFELDYWKHLPVRHILDVMHIEKNCCDAILGTVLNIPGKTKDGAASRLDMVDMGIRTDLKPTPGPKRAKLPLASWNLLLDEKKILCSSFFNMTVPVRFCSNIRNLVSMEDLRLVGLKSHDCHTIMQILLPVALRSVLEKPVRYAIIRFCLFFKAICSKVIDVSKLQQMQADLIDTVCLLEKFFPPSFFDVMIHLTVHLVREVELCGPVFLRWMYPFERYMKVFKGYVRSRHFPEGCIAENYIVEEAIEFCSERMLRKDDTTVGIPSKSLSGLCNGCKPLSGATMVIVSAKELQLAHLCVLRNTEDAIPYFKEHMELLELTFPKFMKNKRWLREKQNATFGDWLKERVANAMSIPDNDVSETMRWMAGGPRHEVPTFSGYHVSGVDFNTKSRDNVRSVQNSGVFLLADAMQVASAKDRKPRTDDMDFYGVIKTIWEVDYYKFRVPLFKCDWVESSRGVKVDDLGFTLVKLNRIGHLNDPFVLATHVKQVFYIEDPLDAEWSVVVRCPDKDYEGANDECEDPEVDQLAFIPTMPSVETFDDVVGHQPSIHMRDGDEGIWVDN; translated from the exons ATGGATAAATCATGGATGCATGCTGATAGAAGATCATTGAAGTTTAAGATAGGACTTGAAGACTTTCTTAAGTTCGCTTTAGCAAATGCACGCGACATATCAAAAATATGCTGTCCTTGTTTGAAGTGTTGTAACAATGATGAATTTTCTGTTGGAGTGATCAAGGACCATATATACTTTAATGGTATTGATGTTAGATATAAGCAATGGAAATGGCATGGAGAACCTTCTGCCATGAATGCCGATATATTAGGTGAATCCGAAACAGTAGATATGGGTGCTGATTTTGGGATaggggatgaagatgatgagatTTCGAGTGACTCGAATGAGTTTCTTAGGTTTGTAGAGGATGGAGATAAGCCTTTGTATCCGGGTTGTACTAAGACTACAAAGTTAAATGGTTTGATACAAACGTTCAATTTGAAGGCAAAACACGGAATGACAGACTCTTGTTATTCTGACATGCTAATCATGATTGGCATGTTGCTGCCTGAAGGGAATGAGGTACCTGGGTCTGTATATGAGGCTAAGAAAACACTTGCTGCATTGGGCATGGGCTATGAAAGGATTCATGCTTGTCCAAATGATTGCATCCTTTATAGAGGGCAGCATGCAGAAGCAACAAGTTGTCCAACCTGTGGTGAATCACGTTGGAAACTGGGTAGAGATAATACTAATAAGGAAGGGGTGCCTGGGAAGGTCTTGTGGTACTTCCCACCAATCCCGAGATTCAAACGGATGTTCCAATCGACCAAGACAGCTAAGGATTTGACTTGGCATGCCAATGATAGGAAAACAGATGGAATGATGAGGCATCCAGCAGATTCCCCGACTTGGAAGTTAGTTGACACAAAGTGGCCAGAATTTGGTAGCGAACCGAGGAACCTTAGGCTAGCCCTTTCCTCAGATGGGTTTAATCCCCACAGTTCATTAAGTAGCCGATACTCTTGCTGGCCTGTTATTCTTGTTACATATAACCTTCCTCCTTGGCTATGCATGAAGAGGAAGCACATGATGTTAACATTGTTAATATCTGGACCCAAACAGCCGGGAAATGATATTGACGTTTATTTGCAGCCTTTGATAGATGATTTGAAACTACTGTGGGTTGGGGTTGAAGTGTATGATGCCCTTAGAGGAGAGTCCTTCAAACTGAAGGCAGTCCTATTTTGGACTATTAACGACTTTCCCGCATATGGGAACCTCTCGGGCAGCATTACCAAAGGATACAATGCTTGTCCAGTTTGTGTTGATGAAACCCGACCATACAGGTTGAAGCATAGTAACAAAATGGCATTCATGAGACATCGCAGATTTTTGCCAAGACATCATCCATATCGAAGGCAGGCTGCAGCTTTTGACAATACCATAGAGAAAGATGTCGCTCCTTCACCATTAAGTGGAGAGGAGATGTTGTCAAGAGTTGAAGGTCTGAACATAccatttgggaaaaaaaaaccttgtCCCCCTCACAAGGGTGTTGAAGCGAAAAACAGACCttgctggaaaaaaaaatcGGTTTTCTTTGAACTTGATTACTGGAAACATCTTCCAGTGAGACACATTCTCGATGTGATGCACATTGAGAAGAATTGTTGCGATGCTATTCTTGGAACCGTATTGAACATTCCCGGGAAGACCAAGGATGGAGCTGCTTCTCGTTTGGACATGGTTGATATGGGCATCAGAACTGATTTGAAGCCTACACCTGGTCCGAAAAGGGCAAAGTTGCCTTTGGCGAGTTGGAACTTGCTGCTAGATGAgaagaaaatattatgctcTTCCTTTTTCAACATGACGGTTCCTGTGCGCTTTTGCTCAAACATAAGGAATCTGGTTTCAATGGAAGATTTGAGACTCGTTGGTCTTAAATCACATGATTGCCACACTATTATGCAGATTCTTCTCCCTGTGGCATTAAGATCAGTTTTAGAAAAGCCAGTTAGGTATGCTATTATTCGGTTCTGCCTATTCTTCAAGGCAATTTGTAGTAAGGTGATAGATGTTTCAAAACTTCAACAGATGCAAGCTGACCTTATTGATACAGTTTGCTTGCTTGAAAAGTTCTTCCCACCTTCGTTTTTCGATGTAATGATTCATTTAACAGTTCATCTTGTTAGAGAAGTAGAGTTATGTGGTCCGGTGTTTCTTCGATGGATGTACCCATTTGAGAGGTACATGAAAGTGTTCAAAGGGTATGTGAGAAGTCGCCATTTTCCTGAGGGGTGTATTGCTGAGAATTATATTGTTGAAGAGGCTATAGAGTTTTGCTCAGAACGTATGCTCCGTAAAGATGATACCACTGTGGGAATTCCATCAAAAAGCTTATCTGGACTGTGTAATGGATGCAAGCCTTTATCAGGCGCAACCATGGTGATCGTTTCTGCAAAGGAGTTACAACTTGCACACCTGTGTGTATTACGGAACACTGAAGATGCCATTCCATACTTCAA GGAGCATATGGAATTGTTGGAGTTAACTTTCCCTAAGTTCATGAAAAACAAGAGGTGGTTGAGGGAAAAACAGAATGCGACATTTGGAGATTGGTTAAAGGAAAGG GTTGCAAATGCAATGAGTATTCCCGACAATGATGTTTCAGAAACAATGAGGTGGATGGCTGGCGGCCCAAGGCATGAAGTGCCAACATTTAGTGGATACCATGTCAGTGGAGTTGATTTCAACACCAAATCCCGGGACAATGTCAGATCAGTTCAGAACAGTGGTGTTTTTTTACTTGCCGATGCAATGCAAGTTGCAAGTGCAAAGGATCGAAAGCCCAGAACTGATGATATGGACTTCTACGGTGTAATTAAAACAATATGGGAGGTTGACTATTACAAATTTAGGGTACCATTGTTTAAATGCGATTGGGTAGAGAGTTCTAGGGGCGTCAAAGTAGACGATCTTGGGTTT